The region ATTCCGCCGTCCTGACCATCCAGGCCCCCGCCCAGACCTGCGGTCTTCTGGCAGTAGTTCTCCCGGCCCTCCCGGCAGTTGGCGCACAGCCCGCAGCCCCAGGGACCGTAGACGAGCACGGGGTCTCCGGGCGCGAACCCGGTCACGCCCGGTCCCAGCGTCTCCACCCACCCCGCGTTCTCATGGCCGAGCGTGAAGGGCAGCCTCATGCCGTCTCCCGGCGCGGGTGGGGGTGGCGGTGCCTGCATGATGTGCAGATCGGAGTGGCAGGCACCGGCGCCCGCGACCTTGACCAGGACCTGCCCGGGCCCGGGCTCGGGCACCGGCACCTCGCGCAGCTCGGGCGGTTTCTGCCATTCGACGAGTTGAAAAGCCCGCATCGCAATTCCTTCGGTAGCTGGGTGCTGGCTCAGTCGCGGATCCCGTCGATGTCGATCATCATGTGGAGCGGGCCGCGGAAGATCTGGCTGCGGCGGTACGGCGGCGGGTCTTCGACGAGCCTCGGGTTCTCCACGCGACGGACGAACTCGGCGAGCGCGATCTGGACCTCGAGCCGCGCCAGCGGGGCGCCGAAGCAGTAGTGGATGCTCTGGCTGAAGCCGACGTGCTGGTTGTCGGGGCGCTCGAGGTCCGGCACGTCGGGGTTCTCGAACCGCGCCGGGTCGCGGTTCGCCGAGCCGTACGCGATGAAGATCGGCGCGCCTTTCGGGATGGTGGTGCCCGCGATGTCGATGTCTTCGGCCGCGCAGCGGGTGTGCCAGATCTGGACCGACGACTCCAGGCGCAGGAACTCCTCGACCGCGGGCACGACCAGCTCCGGCCGGCGGCGCAGCTGCTCGTACACGTGGGGGTGCCGCAGCATGGTGAGCACGCTGTGGGAGATCAGGTTGACCGAGGTCTCGTGCCCGGCGAACAGCATCAGCGCCGCGTTGTTGACGAGCCGGTCCTGGGGTAGGCGCCCCTCGGGGCCGTCGTCGTTCACCATTCCCGAGAACATGCCCGGGCCGGGCTTCTCGGCGTACTGGTCGAGCAGATCGGCCAGGTACTGCATCAACTTGGCCACCTCACCGGCGGCCCGCTCCGCCCGGCGCTGCTGCTCCGGGTCGTTCGCCTCCGGGCCGAAGTCGGCCCCGTCCAGGGCGTTCTCGATCCAGCCGTGGAAGTCCGGTATGGACTCCAGCGGCATGCCCAGGACCTTGCAGATCATGGTCACGGGCAGCGGGAAGGCGAACTCGTCGACGAGGTCGATGCGGGTCCTGCCCTTCATGTTGTCCAGCAGCTCGGCGGTGAGGCGGCGGATCTCGGGCTCCAGGTCGGCGATCATGTGGGGGCACTCGGGCGGGCCGAAGTGCCGCATCATCCGGCGGCGATCTCGATCGTGTTCGGGCGGGTCTATGGTGATGATCATCCCCTCGAAAGGGTTGGGGAACTGGTACTGCGCGGGGCGCTTCCTCATATCCGAGCTGACCCGGGGGTCGTGGAGCAGCTGGACGATCTCTTGATAGGTGCTGGCGACGTAACTGCCGTTCGGCTGCCGCGACACCGGGGTCTTCCGCAGCTCTTCGTAGAACGGATACGGATTGGCGCGGTTGGCGTAGCGGAGGGACTGCTGCCAGGGCGTTTCCTCGGCCATGATGCTCTCCTGTGCTGTCCGGTTGGTGCTCTCGAGCGGCGCGTCAGCGTCGGGGCCGGAACTCGGCTATGCGCTCGTTCGGGTCGTGGCCGGTCAGGACGACGTCGGGTATCGCCGTCGGGACACCCGGCGCGGGGAACTCGGCCGGCATCGGGTTCATGTCGTCGGGCCGATCCCAGCCCGGCGGCGGGGGCGGGAACGGAGCCGATTTCTCGATCAGCCGCCCGTAGTGCTCCAGCCACTTGCCTTGATCAAAGCTGACAGCGGCAACGATGCGGCCCCGACGACCGTAGGCGGCGGCGAAGCGGCGCTCCTTGACCGACCCCTGCGTGAAGACGATCTCGTCGCCGAAGGGCGGCACGCCGACGGACTTGATGTTGACGCCGAACTGGCCGGACCAGAAGCCGGGCAGCAACAGATGCGGGTGGTAGTCGGGCTCGAGGCTCACCATGTTGTGGGCCGCGACCTCGGCCCCGAGGACGGCATTGTCCCAGTGCTCCATCGCGAGAAACTGGTACTCGTAGAGCACGTGGGGGGCGCGTGCCACGTCCCCCGCCACGTAGACCGAGTCGGTCACCACGCCGTTGATGTCGAAGGCGCGACCGCCGGCGTCGCAGCCGATACCCCAGAAGCCGGCCGCCAGCCCGGAGCCCTCCAGCCATTCCACGTTGCGGATCGACCCCAGCGAGGCCACCACCACGTCAGCCTCGACGGTGGTCCCGTCCGAGAGCCGAGCACGCCGCACGTGTCCGCCCGCGTCGCCCTCCAGCGACGACACGCCCACCCCGCAGCGCAGGTCCACGCCGTGGTCGCGTTGCATCTCCGCGGCGATCTCGCCGATCACCCCGCCGAGCGCGCCGACCAGCGGCGCCGAGCCCCGCTCGACGACGGTCACCGGGATATCGAGTTCTCGGCAGACGGAGGCCATCTCCGAGCCGATGAACCCGGCGCCGATGATCAGGACCCGCGCCGGCCGCGAGGCCAGCGCCTGTTGCAGCCGCGCGGCGTCCTCACACGAACGCAGCGTGTACACCCCCTCCAGGGCGGCCTCGGTCGGGTTGGGCCACTGCCGTGCGCGGGTGCCCGTGGCGATCAGCAACCGGTCGTACGGCACCTGCTCGCCGACGGCCAGGCGCACCTGCTTGGTGGCCCGGTCCAACCCGGTGGCGGCCACCCCGAGCCGCCACTGCGCATCCACTTCCCGCAAGCGGGGCAGCTGGGTGTGGTCGGCCGGCACCCAACCTTTGAGCACCTGCTTGGACAGCGGGGGACGGTCGTAGGGCTCGTGTGGCTCGTCCCCGATGATGGTCAGAGACCCGTTGAAGGCCTCCTCACGCAGGGCTTCGGCGGCCCGCAGTCCCGCCAGGGAGGCGCCGACGATGACGATCCGCCCGTTGGCCTTGAAGCCGCGCACCAACTCCGCGACCGTTGCCGCCATGGTCATGACCCCACGCTCCGCTCCGCACCGTCCAGGCGGTCGAGCACGATCGCCTGGACCGGGCAGGCCGCAGCGGCGCGATGAACCTGCAGGCGCCGCGCGTCATCGGGGTTCGGCTCGTAGGTAAGTACTTCGTCACGACTCAAGCGGAAGACCTCGTGGGCCAGAAACACGCACTGTGCGTATGCCTGGCACCGGTTCAGGTCCACGACGATCCGCATGGGCAAACCCCTTCCTTCCGCGCCTCCCGCCCCACAGCGACCATCGGTGCGGTCATTCCCCGCCTTCTGGTCACGGCTTCCTCCGTGAACCGCCCTGACCCCGGGGCCGACGACGCTAGGACGTGGCGGACTCCGCGGAATCCCCGAAACCCGTAGTCCACGAGTCCGAGCGGGAGTCGATTCCAGACGGCGGCGGGCCGATCTGTTCGGGGTTCCCGGGTCCGACGCCGACGCTCATAGGCGGGCGCCGGGTCAGCGGCGTCCGTCGAGGAGCGGACGTTCGGAGGCGGGGATCGCGTGGAGTAGGCCGACTCCCTCGTGGATGACGCGGTGGGCGAGCTGCGTGCGGGAGGTCACCCCGAGCTTCCGGAACACCTTGCGCAGGTGGTACTCGACGGTGCTCGGGCTGACGAACAGCTGGGCGGCGATCTCCCGGTTCCCTTCTCCACGGCTCACCAGGCAGGCTATGTGTGCCTCCTGGGGAGTGAGCTCCTCGGCCGTTCCCACCTCTCGCTTCCGAGTGCGCTCACCCGTGGCCCGCAGCTCCACGCGCGCCCGCTCGGCGAAGCAGGGCAGGCCCATGCCGTCGAACATGTCGAGGGCTACGCGCAGCTGATCGCGTGCCTCCCGCCGCCGGCGCTGGCGGCGCAACCACTCGCCGTAGACGAGGTGCGCGCGGGCCAGCTGAGGAGCGGCCCGGGTCCGGCCGAGCAGGTGCAGCGCGTCCTCGTATCCCTGCCGGGCATCTGTCGGGGTGGCCAGCAGCGCCCGGGAGCGGGCGAGCAGGCCCAGGGCCAGCGGAGTGCCGGTCGCGCTCGCGCGGTCCGCCAGACGTCGGATCGCGAGTTCTGCCAGGTCCCGCCGACCGGCACGGACGGCGGCCTCCACCAGGTCGGGCAGTGCCTGGGTCCCGACGAGCGGGGTGTCGTCGGTGTACGCCGGATGCAGGCAGCCCACGGCGAGGCCGTAGTTGCCGAGGCTGATCTCCAGCACGCCGAGGAAGTACGCCGCCATGGCCATCTCACCGGCGGCGCCCCGGCCCGGGGCCTCCCGTGCCACCGCCGCTGCGGTCGCCCGCGCCTCGGCCTCGCGGCCGCTCAGGCCGAGGGTGAGCAGCGTGTGGGCGCCCGTGGGCGGGACGACACCGGGATTGCCGGTCACCTCCGCCAGTTCGTGCGCCTCGGACTCGGCCGCCCGCGCCGCGGCCAGCCGGCCGGCCGGCCCGTCGACGTAGGCGCTTCGGAAGGCGAGTGCACCGGCCAGCCTGGCCAGCGCGCCGCTCTCGCGGGCACGGTCGATCCAGTCAGCTGTCAGCTGCTCCGTCGAGGCATCATCCAGCAGATCGGCCGCCGAGACAGCGGCCAGTTCCAGTTTTTGGAGTGTGACGTCGGGGTCGACCTTCTCCGCGAGGAAGGCCTGCACCGTGCGACGCAACACCGGCACGGCCGCCGCATAGTCACCGGTCACCCGCGCGGTGCAGCCCTCGAGCAGCAGATCGGCGGCCGAGTCCGGGGAGTCGCCCGTGGGTGGCAGATTCCGCGCCGTCCACGCGATCTCGTGCAGGAGCGGGGCGCTGGGCGCCGAGCCGGCGAACACCGCGGCCTCCAGCGCGGAGAGCAGCGCGTCCCTCGCGGCGCGCGGGTCGAGCGGCCGCAGTCGCCGTGCAGCGCAGACCAGGGCGGAGGTGGCCTCGGCCACCTGCCCGCGGTGGAACCGGATCCTGCCCTCCAGCAGGGTGGCCTGCGCGGTCGACAGCGGATCGCGCAGGCCCGTGGCGGCCTCGGCCAGCAGGGCCTCGGCCCGGTTGACCGCCCCGGCGAGCAGGTGGGCCTGCGCTGCCGACAGCCGGCGCTCGGCCCGCCGCTCCTCGTCGGGGGTCAGCAACGCCGTGCGTTCGAGGAGCGCGGCCGCGGCGGCGTAGCCGCCGCGGCTCCGGCCCTGGTCCGCTGCCGCCTCCAGCCGGGCGGCGACCCCTTCGTCAGGCGCGGCGGTGGCCGCGGCGAGATGCCAGGCCCAGGGAACTGCGTCGAGCTGCGGATCGCACGCCGCCGCGAGGGCCCGGTGGGCCGCTCGCTGCTCGTCCGGGGCCGCGGCGTGGTAGACCGCCGAGCGGACGAGCGGGTGGGCGAACCGCACCTCCGGCCAGAAGCCCACCATTCCCGCCGCCTCCGCGGCCACCACCGCGGACTCCGGGATGCCCAGCGCGGCGGCCGCCTGCCACAGCCGATCGCCCCGGCCCGGCTGCTCCGCCGCCGCCAGCAACAGCAGCGTCTGCGTGTTCGTGGGAAGGTCCCGCACGCGCCGCACGAACAGGTCTTCGAGCTGGTGACCGACGGGCAGCGGCTCGGGCAGCGGCACCTGTCCGCGCAGTTGCTCTGTGGTCAGGTCGGCTGCGCCCTCGACGATGGCCAGGGGGTTGCCCCCGGTCCCGGCGACGATGCGCTCCGCCACGACCGCGTCGATGGGCCGGTCGACCGCGGTTGCGAGCAGCTCGTACGCGTCCGGCTCAGGCAGGCCGGCGAGCCGAAGGCCGGGCAACGCCTGCAGGCGCGGGTCCGGCTCGGCGGTCTCCCGGATCGCGAACAGCATCCCGACAGGGTCGGCCAGCAGCCGGCGGGCCACGAAGCCGAGGACGTCGGCGGACTCGTCGTCCAGCCACTGCGCGTCGTCGATCACGCACAGCACCGGCCGGCCCCCGGCCGCGTCCGACAGCAGCGTGAGCACGGCCAGGCTGACCAGGAACGGATCGGCCGGCGGCCCGCTCTCCAGGCCGAACGCCACGCCCAGCGCCCGTCGCTGCGGCTCCGGCAGCCGGTCCGCGCTGTGCAGGAAAGGAAGGAGCAGCTGGTGGACAGCGGCGAAGCCCAGGCCGTTCTCCGACTCGACCGCCACCATCCGGACGACCTGCAGGTCCGCGGCGCGCGCGACGGCGTAGTCGAGCAGTGCCGACTTCCCGATTCCCGGCTCACCCCGAAGGGCCAGCGCGCCGCACATACCGGCACGCACGCGCTCGAGTACTTCTTCGAGCGCGTGCTTCTCCACGCGGCGGTCGATCAACCGCACCGAACGACCGTAGCCCTGATCGCCCATGCGAAGGAAGGCCGAGCGTGGTGACCCCGCCGTGTGCGCGAGCAGACATCGGCGTCGCGGCGCTCCCGTTGCGTGGGCCACTGCCTGATGCAGAACAACCGCGTGATGTAACCCGGTCGGCCGGACACCGCGGTCTGAACCGCCCTGGCTAGCTCGCCGAGCTGCTCGTGCACTAATCGCCGTAGCGGTAGCGGCACGCGGCGATACGGATCTCGTCGTCGACGATCTTGTAGATGAGTCGGTGCTCGTCGGTGATGCGTCGCGACCAGTAGCCGTGGAAGCCGTCCAGTCCGGTCTGCGTGGCGGTCGCGGTGAGCACCCCGACCTGGGCCGGCAGCGGCCCGCCGGCGGGCGGGCGATCGATCCGGCCAAGGCGGTGACGATCGAGGTCTTGCCCACCCCACCCTTCTGGTCGGCCACCAGCGCCACCCGCGCCGGTGCCGCGGACTCCGCCCCCTGCGTGGACGTGTCGGGGGTTCATCACCACCGCACGTCTGGGCCGCGGCCCAGACGGCCTGCGCCGACCTCGTCCTGGCGGTCCCCCGGGAACCTCGGCGAACTGATCAGCAAGATCGACACGGAGCGTGTCGGAGCCGGCACCGCACGGGACCGCGTCCGACCGCTGTACTACCGTCCGTCCGTGCGGGACGACAGGTTGCCGGTGCTTCTCGGCGTGGGCCAGGTGCTCGGCAACCGGGACCGGACGGTGGCCGGCGCGCGGGAGCCGTTGCGGCTCGTCGCGGACGCCGTGTCCGCCGCCGGGCAGGACACCGGCGCCGGCACCGGCGGTCGGCTGCTCCGCGAGGTCGACTCGATCGCGGTCTCGCACGTCGCCAGCTGGGGATACGACGACCTGGCGGCGAAGCTCGCCGAGCGGATCGGCGCGGGCCCGTCCCACACGTTCGCCGCGCCCGTCGGCGGGCAGTGGCCCGTCGCGCTCGTGAACACGGCGGCCGCGCGGATCGCCGCGGGGGAGTCCCGGGTGGCGCTGGTGGCCGGCGGCGAGGCGTCGGCGTCGATGGCCGTGCTGGCCCGCGCGGGCGTGGACCCGGCCGTCGACCTGGGCTGGAGCGCCGAGCCCGGCGGCCAGCCCGCCTTCGACCCGGACGACCTCGGGAGCGCGGCCATGCAGCTCGCCGGGCTGGTCCTGCCGACGCGCGTGTACCCGATGGTCGACGCCGCCCTGACCCACGCGCTGGGGGAGAGCCCGGCGCAGGCCCAGGCCTGGTCCGCGGAGCTGTACGCCGGGCTCAGCAAGGTCGCGTCGGAGAACCCCTGCGCCTGGAACCCGATGGTCACCTCGCCCTCGGACATCCTGCGCGTCGGGCCCGTCAACCGGATGATCTGCGAGCCCTACCCCCTGGCGCTCAACGCGAACCCGCTGGTGGACATGGCCGCGGCCGTCGTCGTGACGTCGGTGGCCGTGGCCCGCGAGCACGGCGTCCCGGACGAGCGGATGGTGCACGTCTGGGGCGGCGCGGGTGCGGAGGACGCCGCGGACGTGGTCGCCCGGCCGGACCTGGCGGTCTCGCCGGCGCTCGGGTCGGCGCTGGACCGGACCCTCGCCGCGGGCGGCCTCGCCACCGCGGACCTCGACGTCCTGGACGTCTACACGCCGTTCCCGGTGGTCCCGCGGCTCGTCGGGCGGCATCTCGGCCTGGCCCTGCCGGACCTGCTCGGTGTCACCGGCGGGTACTCCGCCTTCGGCGGCCCGCTGTCGTCGTACGGGCTGCACGCCGTCGTCGCCACCGCGCGCCGGCTGCGGGCGGGGGCCCGGACCGCGCTGGTGCACGGGGGAGGCGGGTATCTGACCCGGCAGCACGCCGTCCTGCTCGGGCGGTCGGCGCACGAGGACGGCTACGTCGGCGACCCCGTCCCCAAGGACACCGCCGAACCCGGCCCCGCGCCGGTGGTGCTCGCCGACGGGGACGTCCACGAGGTGCGGGTGGAGGCCGGGACCGTGGAGTACGACCGCAACGGCCTCCCCACCCAGGGCTTCCTGCTGGCCCGCACGCCGGACGGCCGCCGCCTCGCCGCCGCGACCCCGCGCGGGGACGCCGCCAGCACCGCGGTCCTCACCGTCTTCCCCGACGGCCCCACCGCCCCGCCGGGCCCGCACGCCGTCGGCCGCACCGTCCGCGCCACCGTGATCGCCGGCCACGCCCAGCTCGACCCCGTCTGACGCCCCCGCGAGTCGCGATCTGAGACCGCGCGAGTCGCGCCACGGAACCGCGCGAGCCGGGCTCAGCGGGCGCGCCAGTACCCCGTCGCGTAGACCGCCCGCCGGCCGAGGCCGCGCTCGTTCAGCAGATGAGCCCGGATGTCCTTCACCGCGGCGGACTCGCCCGCGAGCCAGGCCTGACCCTCACCCTCGGGCAAGGTCGCCGCCCGCACGGCCTCGACGAGCGGTTCGCCCGCGGGCCGGTTCCCGCGGTGCACCCAGGTCACGTCGGCCTTGCCCGGCAGGTCCTGTTCCTCACCGGCGTCCGCCACCTCGAGCAGGGCCAGCGCCGGGACGTCCGGCGGCACCGCCTCCAGCACGGTCGCGACGGCGGGCAGCGCGGACTCGTCCCCGATCACGACGTGGAACGCCGCGGCGGGATCCGGCACCCAGCGTCCGCCGGGCTCGGAGACCCCGACCCACGACCCGGGCTCCGCGGACTGCGCCCACGCCGCGGCCGGCCCGTAACCGGTGTGCACCACGAAGTCGACGTCCAGCTCACCGGCCGCGGGGTCGAAGCGGCGGACGGTGTAGGTGCGGATGGTCGGGCGTGCCTCGCCCGCGGGCCAGACGGGTCCGCCGGTGCTGGCGCGGGGGATGGCCGGCCGGTCCTGTCCCTCGACCGGGAAGAACATCTTGATCCGCCGGTCCGGGCCCTCCCCGGGGAACCCGGCCAGCTCGTCGCCGCCCAGGGTCACGCGGATCATCCGCGGCGTGATGGTGGTGCTGCGCAGGACCTGCAGCAGGCGGGGGGCCGTCGTCGTCACCGGCACAGTGTGCCTCGTGCGCGAAAACCGTTGCCAGGGCGGCGATTACCGCGCACGGGCGCCGGAGGCGCGGCCCTGCAGACCGGTCCAGGCGAGGTCCATCAGGTACTCCGTGGCGTCCTCGGTCGTGACGCGATTGTCCTGCGCGCGCCAGACCGCCAGCCGCTCGCACGCGCCGACGATGACCTGCGCCCAGCCCTGCAGCTGGAGCGGAGCGGCGTCCGGGGCCGCGGCGCCGAGCAGCGCGGCGATGAAGTCGGTCTGCTGCGCCCGGATCCCCTCGACCGCGTCCGCGGCGATCCTGGCCTCGGAGTACAGCAGCGAGAAGGCGGCGGCGCGCTCGTCGAGGAACTCGAAGAACGCCCGGGTGCCCCGGCGGAGCATGTCCTCGGGTGTCGTCGCGGCCGCCGCGGCGGTGGCGGTGACCTCGAGCAGCTCGGTCCGGGCCTGTGCGACGCACGCCAGCAGCAGGCCCTCCTTGGAGCCGAAGTGCGTGTACAGCACGGGCTTGGTGACCCCGACCCGTTCGGCGACGGCGTCCATCGACGCGTTCGCGTACCCGCGCTCGGAGAACACGGCGACCGCGGCGTCGAGGATCTGCCGCTCGCGCTCCTCGCGGCCGACGCGGCGGCGTCGAGCGGGGGCGGCCTGGGCGGAGCGGGATTCCACGGGGGAACCCTACCCGGATCCAACTTACTCGTGGTAACTTACTGGCGGTAACCCAACGAGGAGGGACCCGGAATGAGCGAGACGACCCCACGTGTCGATCCCGTCACGGTGGACACCGTCATCGTCGGCAGCGGCTTCGCCGGCCTCGGCGCGGCGGTGAAGCTGGACGAGGCGGGTCGGAGGGACTTCGTCATCCTGGAGAAGGGCGACACCCTCGGCGGTACCTGGCGGGACAACGTCTACCCGGGCTGCGCCTGCGACGTGGAGTCCCACCTCTACTCCTTCTCCTTCTTCCAGAACCCGGAGTGGACGCGGACGTTCGCGCGCCAGCCGGAGATCCGGGCCTACCTCGAGAGCGTCGCGGACCGCTACCGCCTGCGGGACCGCATCCGCTTCGGCGTCAAGGTCGCCGGCGCCGAGTGGGACGGCACCGCGTGGGACGTCCGCACGGACGACGGCACCAGCTACCGTGCGCGCTACGTGCTGTTCGGCACCGGTGCGCTGCACGACCCCTTCGTACCCGAGATCGAGGGCCTGGACCGCTTCGCCGGCAAGGCCTTCCACTCGTCGCAGTGGGACCACTCGCACGACCTCGCGGGCAAGCGCGTCGCCGTCATCGGCACGGGGGCCAGCGCGATCCAGTTCGTGCCCGCGATCGCCCCGGACGTCGAGTCGCTGACGCTCTTCCAGCGCACCGCGCCGTGGGTGCTGCCCAAGCCGGACCGCGCGATCCCGGAGCGCACCCGCGCCGCGTACCGGCGCCTGCCGCTGCTGCAGACGCTGAACCGGATCGCCCTGTACTGGCGGCACGAGGCGTTGGTCGCGGGCTTCCTGCACCCGCGGATCATGAAGCTGGTCCAGGGCCTCGGGCTGAAGTACCTGGACAAGGTCTTCGCCGGCGACGACGAGCTCAAGCGCAAGGTCACGCCCACGTTCACCATGGGCTGCAAGCGGGTCCTGATGAGCAACGACTACTACCCGGCGCTGCGGCGGGACAACGTCTCCGTCGAGACCGGGGACATCACCCGGATCACCGAGCGGGGCGTCGTCACCGCGGACGGGGTCGAGCACGAGGTCGACACGATCATCTTCGGGACCGGGTTCAAGGTCGCGGACGGCATGGCGCAGATGGGCGTCACCGGGCGGGACGGCGTCAAGCTCGTCGACGCGTGGAAGGACGGCTCGGAGGCCCTGCTCGGCACCACGGTCGCGGGCTTCCCGAACCTGTTCACGATCGTCGGCCCGAACACCGGGCTCGGCCACAGTTCGATGGTGTTCATGGTCGAGTCGCAGGTGAACTACATCCTCGACGCGATGCGGACGGTCGACGCCAACCACGCCGTCGCCATCGACACCCGGCAGGACAGTCAGGACGCCTACAACGCGGACCTGCAGCGCCGGCTCGGCAAGGCGGTGTGGAGCACGGGCGGCTGCGCGAGCTGGTACCTCGACGAGAACGGCCGTAACCGGACCCTGTGGCCCGGCTACACGTTCACCTTCCGCCGCCGGACGAAGGCGATCGACCCCGCCCACCACGAGCTCATCGCCTGAGCGCAGCCGAGGAGCGGACATCGAGACTGAGTAGCGTCGGCCGGGTGGAAGATCCCTTCGTCTACTCGATCCCGATGACCACCCGGTTCCGCGGCATCGCGGTCCGGGAGGGCCTGCTGCTGCGCGGCCCGGCGGGCTGGGGCGAGTTCTGTCCCTTCACCGAGTACGACGACGCGGAGGCCGCCTCCTGGCTCGCCGCCGCCCGCGAGGCCGCGGACGACGGCTGGCCGGAACCGGTGCGCGACCGTGTCCCGGTCAACTGCATCGTCCCGGCGGTCGGTCCGGAGCGGGCGCACGCGCTCGTCCGCGCGTCCGGCTGCTCGACGGCGAAGGTGAAGGTGGCCGACCACCCGGAGTCCGCTGCCGAGGACCTGGCCCGGGTCGAGGCCGTCCGGGACGCGCTCGGGCCGTCGGGCGCGGTGCGGGTCGACGCCAACGCCCGCTGGGAGGTCGACGAGGCCGTGGCCGCGATCCGCGCGCTGGACCGCGCGGCGGGCGGGCTGCAGTACGTCGAGCAGCCGTGCCCGTCCATCGAGGAGCTGGCGCTGGTCCGCCGCCGCGTCGACGTGCCGATCGCCGCCGACGAGTCCATCCGCCGCGCCGAGGACCCGTTGAAGGTCGCGGTGGCCGGCGCCGCGGACGTCGCGATCCTGAAGGTCGCGCCGCTCGGCGGGGTCCGGCGGGCCCTCGACGTCGCGGAGGCCTGCGGGCTGCCGTGCGTCGTCTCGTCCGCGCTGGAGACGAGCGTCGGGATGGCCGCGGAGATCGCCCTCGCCGCCGCACTGCCGCGGCTCGACCACGCCTGCGGGCTGGGGACGGGCGCGCTGCTGACCGCGGACGTCGTCGCCCCGGACGCCCGGCTGACCCCGCGGGACGGGTTCCTGCCCGTGCTGCGACGCGCCCCGGAACCCGTCGCGCGGCAGGGCGTCGCTGCCGATCCCGAGCGCACGACCTGGTGGCGGGACCGGCTAGAACGGGTGCAGCTCCGCGCGCGCCGCTACCCTTGACCGATCATGTCCGTGGTCGTGGTGGGAGCCGGACTGGCCGGCGTCGCGTGTGCGCGGGAGGTCGCCGACGCCGGGATCCCCGTGCGCGTCCTGGACCGCGGCCGCGCCCCCGGCGGCCGGATGGCGAGCCGCTGTCACGACGGTCGGCCGATCGACACCGGTGCCGCCTACTTCACCGTGCGGGACCCCGGGTTCGCCGAGGTCGTGGCGACCTGGCGGACGGCCGGCCTGGCCCGGCCCTGGACCTCCGAGCTCGCGGTCCTCGACCACGGGGAGCGGCGCCGGGCGCCCGGGCCGATGCGCTGGGCCGCGCCGCGGGGCCTGTGCAGCCTGGTCGCCGCGCTCGCGGAGGGGCTCCCGCTGGAGCTGGAGCGTGAGGTGGAGCGGGTCACCGCGGGCCCGACGGTCGACGGGGAACCGGCCGACGTCGTGGTGCTCGCGATGCCGGACCCACAGGCCCTGCGCGTCCTCGATCCCCGGCTCGACGCCGTCGCGCTCGCCTCGGGGCGGCCCTGGCGGCCCGTCCTGGCCGTCGCCGCCGAGTACGCCGATCGCACCTGGGACGAGCTGCCCGCTGCGTTCGTCAACGACCACCCGGTGCTCTCCCTGATCGCGGACGACGGCGCGCGCCGCGGCGACGACGCCCCCGTGCTGGTGGCGCACACCGTCTCCGACGTCGCCCGGCGGTTCGACGAGCAGCCGGAGAAGGCGGTCCCGCTCGTCGTCGAGGCGGTGGGGGAGCTGCTCGGGATCACCGCACGGCCGGTGTGGACGCACGCCCACCGCTGGCGCTTCGCGTCCCCCGAGCAGGACCGCGACGTGCCCTTCCACCTCGGCGCGGACGGCATCGGGCTGGCCGGGGACGGCTGGGGCAGCTCCCGGATCGAGACGGCCTGGCGCTCGGGCTCCCTGCTGGGGCGCGAGGTCGTCCGCCGGCTCGGATGACCGGAACCGGTCCAGCGGGTTAACGTCACCGTCATGGTGGAGCCCGCAACCGTCGGAGGCCTCTCCGACGCCCTCACGCCGGCCGACGCCGACGACCGGCCCTTCGGTGTCGCGGACTCCGGCGACGCTTTCGCGATGGCGGTCCTCGACGACGCCGGCCGTGCGGTCCTCGCCGAGCTGGCCACCGCGCTGCCCGCGGATCG is a window of Pseudonocardia sp. T1-2H DNA encoding:
- a CDS encoding siderophore-interacting protein, which encodes MTTTAPRLLQVLRSTTITPRMIRVTLGGDELAGFPGEGPDRRIKMFFPVEGQDRPAIPRASTGGPVWPAGEARPTIRTYTVRRFDPAAGELDVDFVVHTGYGPAAAWAQSAEPGSWVGVSEPGGRWVPDPAAAFHVVIGDESALPAVATVLEAVPPDVPALALLEVADAGEEQDLPGKADVTWVHRGNRPAGEPLVEAVRAATLPEGEGQAWLAGESAAVKDIRAHLLNERGLGRRAVYATGYWRAR
- a CDS encoding o-succinylbenzoate synthase, with product MEDPFVYSIPMTTRFRGIAVREGLLLRGPAGWGEFCPFTEYDDAEAASWLAAAREAADDGWPEPVRDRVPVNCIVPAVGPERAHALVRASGCSTAKVKVADHPESAAEDLARVEAVRDALGPSGAVRVDANARWEVDEAVAAIRALDRAAGGLQYVEQPCPSIEELALVRRRVDVPIAADESIRRAEDPLKVAVAGAADVAILKVAPLGGVRRALDVAEACGLPCVVSSALETSVGMAAEIALAAALPRLDHACGLGTGALLTADVVAPDARLTPRDGFLPVLRRAPEPVARQGVAADPERTTWWRDRLERVQLRARRYP
- a CDS encoding TetR/AcrR family transcriptional regulator, with the translated sequence MESRSAQAAPARRRRVGREERERQILDAAVAVFSERGYANASMDAVAERVGVTKPVLYTHFGSKEGLLLACVAQARTELLEVTATAAAAATTPEDMLRRGTRAFFEFLDERAAAFSLLYSEARIAADAVEGIRAQQTDFIAALLGAAAPDAAPLQLQGWAQVIVGACERLAVWRAQDNRVTTEDATEYLMDLAWTGLQGRASGARAR
- a CDS encoding acetyl-CoA acetyltransferase, which translates into the protein MRDDRLPVLLGVGQVLGNRDRTVAGAREPLRLVADAVSAAGQDTGAGTGGRLLREVDSIAVSHVASWGYDDLAAKLAERIGAGPSHTFAAPVGGQWPVALVNTAAARIAAGESRVALVAGGEASASMAVLARAGVDPAVDLGWSAEPGGQPAFDPDDLGSAAMQLAGLVLPTRVYPMVDAALTHALGESPAQAQAWSAELYAGLSKVASENPCAWNPMVTSPSDILRVGPVNRMICEPYPLALNANPLVDMAAAVVVTSVAVAREHGVPDERMVHVWGGAGAEDAADVVARPDLAVSPALGSALDRTLAAGGLATADLDVLDVYTPFPVVPRLVGRHLGLALPDLLGVTGGYSAFGGPLSSYGLHAVVATARRLRAGARTALVHGGGGYLTRQHAVLLGRSAHEDGYVGDPVPKDTAEPGPAPVVLADGDVHEVRVEAGTVEYDRNGLPTQGFLLARTPDGRRLAAATPRGDAASTAVLTVFPDGPTAPPGPHAVGRTVRATVIAGHAQLDPV
- a CDS encoding flavin-containing monooxygenase, whose protein sequence is MSETTPRVDPVTVDTVIVGSGFAGLGAAVKLDEAGRRDFVILEKGDTLGGTWRDNVYPGCACDVESHLYSFSFFQNPEWTRTFARQPEIRAYLESVADRYRLRDRIRFGVKVAGAEWDGTAWDVRTDDGTSYRARYVLFGTGALHDPFVPEIEGLDRFAGKAFHSSQWDHSHDLAGKRVAVIGTGASAIQFVPAIAPDVESLTLFQRTAPWVLPKPDRAIPERTRAAYRRLPLLQTLNRIALYWRHEALVAGFLHPRIMKLVQGLGLKYLDKVFAGDDELKRKVTPTFTMGCKRVLMSNDYYPALRRDNVSVETGDITRITERGVVTADGVEHEVDTIIFGTGFKVADGMAQMGVTGRDGVKLVDAWKDGSEALLGTTVAGFPNLFTIVGPNTGLGHSSMVFMVESQVNYILDAMRTVDANHAVAIDTRQDSQDAYNADLQRRLGKAVWSTGGCASWYLDENGRNRTLWPGYTFTFRRRTKAIDPAHHELIA